The nucleotide sequence NNNNNNNNNNNNNNNNNNNNNNNNNNNNNNNNNNNNNNNNNNNNNNNNNNNNNNNNNNNNNNNNNNNNNNNNNNNNNNNNNNNNNNNNNNNNNNNNNNNNNNNNNNNNNNNNNNNNNNNNNNNNNNNNNNNNNNNNNNNNNNNNNNNNNNNNNNNNNNNNNNNNNNNNNNNNNNNNNNNNNNNNNNNNNNNNNNNNNNNNNNNNNNNNNNNNNNNNNNNNNNNNNNNNNNNNNNNNNNNNNNNNNNNNNNNNNNNNNNNNNNNNNNNNNNNNNNNNNNNNNNNNNNNNNNNNNNNNNNNNNNNNNNNNNNNNNNNNNNNNNNNNNNNNNNNNNNNNNNNNNNNNNNNNNNNNNNNNNNNNNNNNNNNNNNNNNNNNNNNNNNNNNNNNNNNNNNNNNNNNNNNNNNNNNNNNNNNNNNNNNNNNNNNNNNNNNNNNNNNNNNNNNNNNNNNNNNNNNNNNNNNNNNNNNNNNNNNNNNNNNNNNNNNNNNNNNNNNNNNNNNNNNNNNNNNNNNNNNNNNNNNNNNNNNNNNNNNNNNNNNNNNNNNNNNNNNNNNNNNNNNNNNNNNNNNNNNNNNNNNNNNNNNNNNNNNNNNNNNNNNNNNNNNNNNNNNNNNNNNNNNNNNNNNNNNNNNNNNNNNNNNNNNNNNNNNNNNNNNNNNNNNNNNNNNNNNNNNNNNNNNNNNNNNNNNNNNNNNNNNNNNNNNNNNNNNNNNNNNNNNNNNNNNNNNNNNNNNNNNNNNNNNNNNNNNNNNNNNNNNNNNNNNNNNNNNNNNNNNNNNNNNNNNNNNNNNNNNNNNNNNNNNNNNNNNNNNNNNNNNNNNNNNNNNNNNNNNNNNNNNNNNNNNNNNNNNNNNNNNNNNNNNNNNNNNNNNNNNNNNNNNNNNNNNNNNNNNNNNNNNNNNNNNNNNNNNNNNNNNNNNNNNNNNNNNNNNNNNNNNNNNNNNNNNNNNNNNNNNNNNNNNNNNNNNNNNNNNNNNNNNNNNNNNNNNNNNNNNNNNNNNNNNNNNNNNNNNNNNNNNNNNNNNNNNNNNNNNNNNNNNNNNNNNNNNNNNNNNNNNNNNNNNNNNNNNNNNNNNNNNNNNNNNNNNNNNNNNNNNNNNNNNNNNNNNNNNNNNNNNNNNNNNNNNNNNNNNNNNNNNNNNNNNNNNNNNNNNNNNNNNNNNNNNNNNNNNNNNNNNNNNNNNNNNNNNNNNNNNNNNNNNNNNNNNNNNNNNNNNNNNNNNNNNNNNNNNNNNNNNNNNNNNNNNNNNNNNNNNNNNNNNNNNNNNNNNNNNNNNNNNNNNNNNNNNNNNNNNNNNNNNNNNNNNNNNNNNNNNNNNNNNNNNNNNNNNNNNNNNNNNNNNNNNNNNNNNNNNNNNNNNNNNNNNNNNNNNNNNNNNNNNNNNNNNNNNNNNNNNNNNNNNNNNNNNNNNNNNNNNNNNNNNNNNNNNNNNNNNNNNNNNataaagtaaaaaagaagacaagagaCTGAGAAAAGGGCAAAACCTGTAGGGGTTAAGACAGCTAAGAGTGTTCCTCAGTCGCCCCACAAATgtcttctctcctctctcttcagTCTTTCTCAGCTCTCAAAACTTTAAATGGTTCCAAGTTCAATGCTCCAAAAACCCACGCCCACACATGCATCCTATGACctttctttttctatccattttcTACCcacaaattatcaaattacaaGATAATGAGGTATAAAGACACTAACAAACAACCAATGTGAAAACAGACATTTACTAGTACTACTAAGAAGtcataaatcatataatatattcatgTACAGATGTTTTCATTTAGTCTAACTGTGACTGTTTTGGCTGTGAACATTCTTGCTTTCCAACTTTACAAGATTAACTTGTAAGCAAGGAGAGACGCTTTTAAAGCAAATAATACTACATGATATAAATATAGCAGAACGTAGAAAAGAATATGACAGCTTTTACTTAACCCTACTAAGACAGAGGATCATCATGGAACAGTAAAGAGGAGAATCTCTGAATATCCACTTTAAACTACTGCCCTCTTGTCTTAACTCTCagaatcatttaatttttcaGTTATTTTGACCCATACCTTTTTGTCCTCTTTCCCTGGTTTCCAACACCTTCACACTTATTCTAGGGCTTCCacggctatatatatatatggtcccTTTTCTTGAACTTGAAACTCAAAAATCACAACCAGCACCACTGCTTTCCCATCAGTTTAACCCGTATAATTTTATCTGTTTATATTAAGGATATTGCTCGAAGAGTACATACCTGGGAAGATGGTTAAACCTTGTTGGAGAGTAGGTGCCAGCATGGAGAGAAGTAAGATCaatcccacaaagattgatggcTTGACATGGTATAAAGATCTTGGCCTTCACACCTTTGGAGAGTTTTCGATGGCAATGATCCAAGCCAACAGTGTGATGGAGGATCAGTGCCAGATCGAATCAGGGCCACTGACATTCAACAATACGACAGTTCAAGGCACATTTGTTGGAGTATACGATGGCCATGGAGGTCCAGAGGCTTCCAGATTCATTGCAGACAACATCTTCCCCAAGTTAAAGAGTAAGATACCACCATTCTCATTCTTTATTTCCTCACTCTTGGATATTTCAGGCATGCTAACACTTATGTCTGACATGAACAGTGTTTGCCTCTGAGGGTATGGAGATTTCAGAGCAGGTGATCAGCAAAACATTTGCAGAGACAGACAAAGATTTTCTCAAGGCAGTGAAGAAGCAATGGCCCACGAACCCACAGATGGCATCAGTAGGGTCTTGTTGCTTGGCAGGAGTGATATGCAACGGATTGGTGTATATTGCAAACACGGGAGATTCCAGAGCTGTGCTGGGCAGATCTGAGAGAGGTGGAGTGAGAGCTGTTCAATTATCGGTAGAACACAATGCCAATCTAGAGTCTGCAAGGCAAGAACTATGGTCAATGCATCCTAATGACCCCAACATTCTTGTGATGAAGCACAACATGTGGCGCGTGAAAGGCGTCATCCAGGTAACATATATACATGATGATTACACATTTGAAAACCTGCACAGAGCTTTGTCTCATAAGTTTCTAGGGAATacaaaagctttaaaaaatcatctatcGAAGCCATCCCTAAAACTGACTAGCAATTGTGTTATGACCTTTGACCAGGTAACAAAATCCATAGGTGACGCATACCTCAAAAGAGCAGAGTTCAACAGAGAACCTTTGCTGCCCAAGTTCAGATTACCAGAACATTTCACTAAGCCAATCCTTACTGCGGATCCATCAGTCACCGTTACCCGGCTTACTCCAAAAGACGAGTTTATGATTCTTGCTTCAGATGGGCTTTNNNNNNNNNNNNNNNNNNNNNNNNNNNNNNNNNNNNNNNNNNNNNNNNNNNNNNNNNNNNNNNNNNNNNNNNNNNNNNNNNNNNNNNNNNNNNNNNNNNNNNNNNNNNNNNNNNNNNNNNNNNNNNNNNNNNNNNNNNNNNNNNNNNNNNNNNNNNNNNNNNNNNNNNNNNNNNNNNNNNNNNNNNNNNNNNNNNNNNNNNNNNNNNNNNNNNNNNNNNNNNNNNNNNNNNNNNNNNNNNNNNNNNNNNNNNNNNNNNNNNNNNNNNNNNNNNNNNNNNNNNNNNNNNNNNNNNNNNNNNNNNNNNNNNNNNNNNNNNNNNNNNNNNNNNNNNNNNNNNNNNNNNNNNNNNNNNNNNNNNNNNNNNNNNNNNNNNNNNNNNNNNNNNNNNNNNNNNNNNNNNNNNNNNNNNNNNNNNNNNNNNNNNNNNNNNNNNNNNNNNNNNNNNNNNNNNNNNNNNNNNNNNNNNNNNNNNNNNNNNNNNNNNNNNNNNNNNNNNNNNNNNNNNNNNNNNNNNNNNNNNNNNNNNNNNNNNNNNNNNNNNNNNNNNNNNNNNNNNNNNNNNNNNNNNNNNNNNNNNNNNNNNNNNNNNNNNNNNNNNNNNNNNNNNNNNNNNNNNNNNNNNNNNNNNNNNNNNNNNNNNNNNNNNNNNNNNNNNNNNNNNNNNNNNNNNNNNNNNNNNNNNNNNNNNNNNNNNNNNNNNNNNNNNNNNNNNNNNNNNNNNNNNNNNNNNNNNNNNNNNNNNNNNNNNNNNNNNNNNNNNNNNNNNNNNNNNNNNNNNNNNNNNNNNNNNNNNNNNNNNNNNNNNNNNNNNNNNNNNNNNNNNNNNNNNNNNNNNNNNNNNNNNNNNNNNNNNNNNNNNNNNNNNNNNNNNNNNNNNNNNNNNNNNNNNNNNNNNNNNNNNNNNNNNNNNNNNNNNNNNNNNNNNNNNNNNNNNNNNNNNNNNNNNNNNNNNNNNNNNNNNNNNNNNNNNNNNNNNNNNNNNNNNNNNNNNNNNNNNNNNNNNNNNNNNNNNNNNNNNNNNNNNNNNNNNNNNNNNNNNNNNNNNNNNNNNNNNNNNNNNNNNNNNNNNNNNNNNNNNNNNNNNNNNNNNNNNNNNNNNNNNNNNNNNNNNNNNNNNNNNNNNNNNNNNNNNNNNNNNNNNNNNNNNNNNNNNNNNNNNNNNNNNNNNNNNNNNNNNNNNNNNNNNNNNNNNNNNNNNNNNNNNNNNNNNNNNNNNNNNNNNNNNNNNNNNNNNNNNNNNNNNNNNNNNNNNNNNNNNNNNNNNNNNNNNNNNNNNNNNNNNNNNNNNNNNNNNNNNNNNNNNNNNNNNNNNNNNNNNNNNNNNNNNNNNNNNNNNNNNNNNNNNNNNNNNNNNNNNNNNNNNNNNNNNNNNNNNNNNNNNNNNNNNNNNNNNNNNNNNNNNNNNNNNNNNNNNNNNNNNNNNNNNNNNNNNNNNNNNNNNNNNNNNNNNNNNNNNNNNNNNNNNNNNNNNNNNNNNNNNNNNNNNNNNNNNNNNNNNNNNNNNNNNNNNNNNNNNNNNNNNNNNNNNNNNNNNNNNNNNNNNNNNNNNNNNNNNNNNNNNNNNNNNNNNNNNNNNNNNNNNNNNNNNNNNNNNNNNNNNNNNNNNNNNNNNNNNNNNNNNNNNNNNNNNNNNNNNNNNNNNNNNNNNNNNNNNNNNNNNNNNNNNNNNNNNNNNNNNNNNNNNNNNNNNNNNNNNNNNNNNNNNNNNNNNNNNNNNNNNNNNNNNNNNNNNNNNNNNNNNNNNNNNNNNNNNNNNNNNNNNNNNNNNNNNNNNNNNNNNNNNNNNNNNNNNNNNNNNNNNNNNNNNNNNNNNNNNNNNNNNNNNNNNNNNNNNNNNNNNNNNNNNNNNNNNNNNNNNNNNNNNNNNNNNNNNNNNNNNNNNNNNNNNNNNNNNNNNNNNNNNNNNNNNNNNNNNNNNNNNNNNNNNNNNNNNNNNNNNNNNNNNNNNNNNNNNNNNNNNNNNNNNNNNNNNNNNNNNNNNNNNNNNNNNNNNNNNNNNNNNNNNNNNNNNNNNNNNNNNNNNNNNNNNNNNNNNNNNNNNNNNNNNNNNNNNNNNNNNNNNNNNNNNNNNNNNNNNNNNNNNNNNNNNNNNNNNNNNNNNNNNNNNNNNNNNNNNNNNNNNNNNNNNNNNNNNNNNNNNNNNNNNNNNNNNNNNNNNNNNNNNNNNNNNNNNNNNNNNNNNNNNNNNNNNNNNNNNNNNNNNNNNNNNNNNNNNNNNNNNNNNNNNNNNNNNNNNNNNNNNNNNNNNNNNNNNNNNNNNNNNNNNNNNNNNNNNNNNNNNNNNNNNNNNNNNNNNNNNNNNNNNNNNNNNNNNNNNNNNNNNNNNNNNNNNNNNNNNNNNNNNNNNNNNNNNNNNNNNNNNNNNNNNNNNNNNNNNNNNNNNNNNNNNNNNNNNNNNNNNNNNNNNNNNNNNNNNNNNNNNNNNNNNNNNNNNNNNNNNNNNNNNNNNNNNNNNNNNNNNNNNNNNNNNNNNNNNNNNNNNNNNNNNNNNNNNNNNNNNNNNNNNNNNNNNNNNNNNNNNNNNNNNNNNNNNNNNNNNNNNNNNNNNNNNNNNNNNNNNNNNNNNNNNNNNNNNNNNNNNNNNNNNNNNNNNNNNNNNNNNNNNNNNNNNNNNNNNNNNNNNNNNNNNNNNNNNNNNNNNNNNNNNNNNNNNNNNNNNNNNNNNNNNNNNNNNNNNNNNNNNNNNNNNNNNNNNNNNNNNNNNNNNNNNNNNNNNNNNNNNNNNNNNNNNNNNNNNNNNNNNNNNNNNNNNNNNNNNNNNNNNNNNNNNNNNNNNNNNNNNNNNNNNNNNNNNNNNNNNNNNNNNNNNNNNNNNNNNNNNNNNNNNNNNNNNNNNNNNNNNNNNNNNNNNNNNNNNNNNNNNNNNNNNNNNNNNNNNNNNNNNNNNNNNNNNNNNNNNNNNNNNNNNNNNNNNNNNNNNNNNNNNNNNNNNNNNNNNNNNNNNNNNNNNNNNNNNNNNNNNNNNNNNNNNNNNNNNNNNNNNNNNNNNNNNNNNNNNNNNNNNNNNNNNNNNNNNNNNNNNNNNNNNNNNNNNNNNNNNNNNNNNNNNNNNNNNNNNNNNNNNNNNNNNNNNNNNNNNNNNNNNNNNNNNNNNNNNNNNNNNNNNNNNNNNNNNNNNNNNNNNNNNNNNNNNNNNNNNNNNNNNNNNNNNNNNNNNNNNNNNNNNNNNNNNNNNNNNNNNNNNNNNNNNNNNNNNNNNNNNNNNNNNNNNNNNNNNNNNNNNNNNNNNNNNNNNNNNNNNNNNNNNNNNNNNNNNNNNNNNNNNNNNNNNNNNNNNNNNNNNNNNNNNNNNNNNNNNNNNNNNNNNNNNNNNNNNNNNNNNNNNNNNNNNNNNNNNNNNNNNNNNNNNNNNNNNNNNNNNNNNNNNNNNNNNNNNNNNNNNNNNNNNNNNNNNNNNNNNNNNNNNNNNNNNNNNNNNNNNNNNNNNNNNNNNNNNNNNNNNNNNNNNNNNNNNNNNNNNNNNNNNNNNNNNNNNNNNNNNNNNNNNNNNNNNNNNNNNNNNNNNNNNNNNNNNNNNNNNNNNNNNNNNNNNNNNNNNNNNNNNNNNNNNNNNNNNNNNNNNNNNNNNNNNNNNNNNNNNNNNNNNNNNNNNNNNNNNNNNNNNNNNNNNNNNNNNNNNNNNNNNNNNNNNNNNNNNNNNNNNNNNNNNNNNNNNNNNNNNNNNNNNNNNNNNNNNNNNNNNNNNNNNNNNNNNNNNNNNNNNNNNNNNNNNNNNNNNNNNNNNNNNNNNNNNNNNNNNNNNNNNNNNNNNNNNNNNNNNNNNNNNNNNNNNNNNNNNNNNNNNNNNNNNNNNNNNNNNNNNNNNNNNNNNNNNNNNNNNNNNNNNNNNNNNNNNNNNNNNNNNNNNNNNNNNNNNNNNNNNNNNNNNNNNNNNNNNNNNNNNNNNNNNNNNNNNNNNNNNNNNNNNNNNNNNNNNNNNNNNNNNNNNNNNNNNNNNNNNNNNNNNNNNNNNNNNNNNNNNNNNNNNNNNNNNNNNNNNNNNNNNNNNNNNNNNNNNNNNNNNNNNNNNNNNNNNNNNNNNNNNNNNNNNNNNNNNNNNNNNNNNNNNNNNNNNNNNNNNNNNNNNNNNNNNNNNNNNNNNNNNNNNNNNNNNNNNNNNNNNNNNNNNNNNNNNNNNNNNNNNNNNNNNNNNNNNNNNNNNNNNNNNNNNNNNNNNNNNNNNNNNNNNNNNNNNNNNNNNNNNNNNNNNNNNNNNNNNNNNNNNNNNNNNNNNNNNNNNNNNNNNNNNNNNNNNN is from Camelina sativa cultivar DH55 chromosome 20, Cs, whole genome shotgun sequence and encodes:
- the LOC104768444 gene encoding probable protein phosphatase 2C 67 isoform X2 codes for the protein MVKPCWRVGASMERSKINPTKIDGLTWYKDLGLHTFGEFSMAMIQANSVMEDQCQIESGPLTFNNTTVQGTFVGVYDGHGGPEASRFIADNIFPKLKMFASEGMEISEQVISKTFAETDKDFLKAVKKQWPTNPQMASVGSCCLAGVICNGLVYIANTGDSRAVLGRSERGGVRAVQLSVEHNANLESARQELWSMHPNDPNILVMKHNMWRVKGVIQVTKSIGDAYLKRAEFNREPLLPKFRLPEHFTKPILTADPSVTVTRLTPKDEFMILASDGLWEHLSNQEAVDIVHNAPRQGIARRLLKAALKEAAKKREMRYADLKEIHPGVRRHFHDDITVIVIYLNPHPIKTNAWASPLSIRGGYPMHSSS